A single genomic interval of Planctomycetota bacterium harbors:
- a CDS encoding MATE family efflux transporter: MLQPGSTSVSNPALLRRLLWLSGPILLEHFLHIAVGLTDTYLANNLVPGNEQANATAAAAIGSVTYIGWLLGLFAGAFGTGATAIIARAIGAKHKRIANAGCGQALLLGMTAGVVVGIPASIFSGTVATWFNLGPDATVQAGIYIRWLGLAVPFMVTLFVANACLRGAGDTLRPALLMGLVDGLNVLLSFALVRGWFGLPQLGFAGVAIGTALSYSLGGTLALALLFTGRSKLRLTVRRLAPNVAMARRILRIGVPSMFEGALHWGANFIVLLMVNGLGTVSAAAHNVTIRLESFSYMSGFAVATAVATMVGQALGRQDPGEARRAALIGFAVGGGGMALLGVSFLLLSGAWAGWLAENPSITALSADTLWIAGFAQVGFAAYLIFAGGLRGAGDTTWVMILNIVSTVAVRLVGVLIVVQYFDLGLRAVWWVLSAELCVRGVLMFSRFASGRWALVKV, from the coding sequence GTGCTTCAGCCGGGTTCGACATCCGTTTCCAACCCGGCGTTGCTGCGACGACTGCTTTGGCTTAGCGGCCCGATCCTGCTCGAACACTTCTTGCACATCGCCGTCGGGCTCACCGACACCTACTTGGCCAACAACCTCGTGCCGGGCAACGAGCAGGCGAACGCCACCGCTGCCGCGGCGATCGGGTCGGTGACGTACATCGGCTGGTTGCTCGGCCTGTTCGCCGGTGCGTTCGGCACCGGGGCGACGGCGATCATCGCGCGGGCGATCGGGGCCAAGCACAAACGCATCGCCAATGCCGGTTGCGGTCAAGCGTTGCTGCTGGGCATGACCGCCGGCGTCGTCGTGGGCATCCCGGCATCGATCTTCTCGGGCACCGTGGCGACGTGGTTCAACCTCGGCCCCGACGCGACGGTGCAGGCGGGCATCTACATCCGCTGGCTCGGGCTGGCGGTGCCGTTCATGGTCACGCTCTTCGTCGCCAACGCCTGCCTGCGCGGCGCGGGCGACACGCTTCGGCCGGCGCTGCTCATGGGCTTGGTCGACGGGCTCAACGTGCTGCTTAGTTTCGCGCTGGTGCGTGGCTGGTTCGGGTTACCGCAGCTGGGTTTCGCGGGCGTGGCGATCGGGACGGCGTTGTCGTACAGCCTCGGCGGAACCCTTGCATTGGCATTGCTGTTCACCGGCCGCAGCAAGCTACGCCTGACCGTGCGTCGGCTCGCGCCCAACGTGGCGATGGCCCGTCGGATCCTGCGCATCGGCGTGCCGAGTATGTTCGAGGGCGCGTTGCACTGGGGCGCGAACTTCATCGTGCTGCTCATGGTCAACGGCCTGGGCACGGTCTCGGCCGCGGCACACAACGTTACGATTCGGCTCGAGAGCTTTTCGTACATGTCGGGCTTCGCGGTTGCGACGGCGGTCGCCACGATGGTCGGCCAGGCGCTGGGCCGGCAAGACCCAGGTGAGGCACGCCGGGCGGCGCTGATCGGCTTCGCGGTCGGCGGCGGGGGGATGGCTTTGCTCGGCGTTTCGTTCCTGTTGCTCAGCGGTGCGTGGGCGGGCTGGCTCGCGGAGAACCCGAGCATCACCGCGCTCTCGGCCGACACGCTCTGGATCGCCGGCTTCGCCCAGGTCGGTTTCGCGGCGTACCTGATCTTCGCCGGCGGACTCCGTGGGGCGGGCGATACCACCTGGGTGATGATCCTCAACATCGTCAGTACGGTCGCGGTCCGGCTCGTCGGCGTGTTGATCGTGGTCCAATATTTCGACCTGGGCCTGCGGGCGGTTTGGTGGGTGCTCAGCGCGGAACTTTGCGTGCGGGGCGTGCTGATGTTCTCCCGGTTCGCGAGTGGCCGATGGGCGCTGGTGAAGGTCTGA